In the genome of Candidatus Pristimantibacillus lignocellulolyticus, the window CATATGTTCTATTACAGTATAACCTTTTGGTATATCGAGAGATACTACCTTCTATTCCTGATGCGAGTTTTTAGCCTCATCAATCTTGCGATCCAGTTCAGCTGTATACTGGTTAAATTGCTCTTCTGTCCAGCCAAGTTCACTTTTCATTGCTTGTAATACGGGTTCACGCCATGTAAGAACACTATCAATTTGAAAGAACATATCACCCGTTCTACGGATAAAGTAATCTACTGGTTTGGCTGCCATTTCATATCTCATCGCATATTGCAACATAATGGCAGGAAGTTCTGTAAGTCCAAACAATTTCCCCCAGCCTACTGCTTCCTTAGCCAAATCATACACTATTGGCACGTTAGTACCAAAGCGTCTAGCGAGTAATGTTGCGTTTTCCTGCGATAACCCTTGTTTCACTCCAATAGCAGCTTGAGCTTGAATATAAGCTTCCATTTTAGATGAACCACCAAAATCTCCACCGGATATCGGAATATGGCGAGTAGAAGGAGCATCCGATAATTTCATTATTCCCTCTTGTTTCATTAGTTCTACTGTCTTATTCACAACATCTTCTGCCATTTTACGATAACCCGTTAATTTACCGCCTGCAATGGAGATTAAGCCTGAATCTGATACGAATATTTCATCACGACGTGAAATTTCAGATGGGGACTTACCTTCTTGCTGAATTAATGGTCTTAATCCTGCCCAGCTAGACTCTACATCTTGATTCGTTAACTTCAATGTTGGAAAAATTTCATTAGCTATCGCTAACAAATAGTTTCGATCGTTATCCGTTGTTATAGGGTTCGATGTATCACTCGTATAATTCGTGTCTGTTGTACCAAGATAAGTTTTGCCTTCACGCGGAATTGCGAATGCCATACGACCATCCGCAGTATCAAAATATACTGCCTGTCTTAGCGGAAATCTCAATCCATCAAATACGAGATGGACACCTTTAGTTAATCGTAAAGTTTTTCCTTGCTTCGAACCATCAAGTTCACGCAGCTCATCCACCCAAGGACCTGTTGCATTAATGACTTTACTAGCATATATCTCATAGATTTTATCTGATAGCAAGTCTCGAACCGAAACACCAATTACTTTTTTCTGATCATCATATATTAGACTTTCTGCTCTTGTATAGTTAACTGCTATCGCTCCAAGCTCTCTTGCTTTTTTCATAACTTCAATCGTTAGACGCGCATCATCGGTACGGTATTCAACATAATAACCGCCACCCTTCATGCCTGCGCTTTTCAAAAGAGGTTCTTTTGCTAATGTTTGCTCGACATTAAGCATTTTACGACGCTCCGTTTTCTTCACACCTGCTAGAAAATCATACAATCTTAAACCTATCGATGTCGTGAATTTCCCCATTGATCCACCAACATATAAAGGTAATAACATCCATTCCGGCGTTGTTACATGAGGTCCATTCTCATATACGATCTCACGCTCTTTACCTACTTCCGCGACAACCGCAATTTCAAAATTTTTCAAATAACGTAAACCGCCATGAACTAACTTCGTAGAACGACTCGATGTCCCTCCTGCAAAGTCCTGCATCTCGATCAGACCTAAGCTTAACCCACGATTTGCAGCATCCAGTGCAATTCCCGCTCCTGTAATGCCGCCACCTATAACAAGCATATCTAGCTTTTGAGCTGCCATTTGTTCTAAACTTTGTGCTCGATTAAATACACTAAATAATTCATTCTTTGTCTGTCTGTTCATTAGCTCATCTCCTCTAGGGTAAAGCAATCGTTATTCTCATAAGTCCAACAAAAAAAGAGAAACCTCAGAAGCCGTTCATAAAGGGCATTAAAGCCCATTTAAGAACAGCATTCGTGGTTTCTCCATATCTCCAACCATTATTAACTTGTCGATAGTATATCATCATTATTCACAAAATGCCATTGCAGCCTTTACCGCACGTAACCAGCCAGCGAATAATTTCTCTCGCTCCGCCTCATCCATATGTGGGAAAAATACTCTTTCTACTTTATGAATAGCGGCTATCTCTTCTTTACCACTCCAGAAACCAACAGCTAAGCCAGCAAGGAACGCTGCGCCAAGTGCAGTCGATTCACTAATAAGTGGACGTTCTATAGCAACACCTAGAATATCACTTTGGAATTGCATCAGGAAGTTATTATGAATAGACCCACCATCAACAGCCATACTAGTTATTTTGTATCCAGAATCTTTCTCCATGACAGCAAGTAGTTCGCGTGATTGATATGCTAAAGATTCAAGTACTGCTCTTACAATATGCTCTTTACTTGTACCACGTGTTAACCCAAATATCGAGCCGCGCACATCACTATTCCAGTATGGTGTTCCAAGCCCAACAAATGCAGGAACGACATATACCCCTTCGGAAGAAGTGACGCTTAAAGCCATTTCCTCTGTCTGCGAGGCATGTTCTATAATTTGTAATCCATCACGTAACCATTGAATAGCTGCTCCCGCTATAAACACACTGCCTTCCAGTGCATACTCTAACTTACCATCTACTTCCCAAGCTATCGTCGTTAGCAAGCCATGTTCCGATGAGATCGGCGTTTCTCCCGTATTCATCAACATGAAGCATCCGGTACCATATGTATTTTTCGTATTTCCAATACTAAATGCGCTCTGTCCAAATAGAGCAGCTTGTTGATCTCCTGCTACACCTGCGATAGGAATAGAATGTCCAAGCAGATGTTCATCCAGATATCCATACACTTCTGAAGATGCCTTAACTTCCGGAAGCATACTTGCAGGCACATTCAATAAGTGAAGTAGATGTTCGTCCCAAGAACGGCTGTGAATATTGAACATTAACGTCCGTGAAGCATTCGACACATCCGAAATATGCACTTTGCCATTGGTCATATTCCAAATTAACCATGAATCGATTGTACCAAATAGTAATCTCCCTTGCTCCGCAAGTTCACGAGCACTATTAACATGATCGAGTATCCATTTAACTTTTGTACCTGAGAAGTAAGGGTCAATAACAAGACCTGTTTTCTGACGGAAATCATTCTCGTACCCGTCTGCTTTAAGTTGCTCACATATATTAGCTGTTTGACGAGACTGCCATACTAATCCGTTATAAATCGGCTTACCTGTTACTTTATCCCAAATTACCGTTGTTTCCCGTTGATTAGTAATCCCAATCGCTTCAATCTGCTCCGCAGTAATATTCGATTTTTCTACTACTTTTCGCATTACATTAAGGGTTGATTCCCATATAAACGTGGCATTTACTTCGACATGACCTGGATGTGGATAGATAAGTGGAAGTGCTTCCTGCTCTATAGCAACAATTGTACCTTGCTTATCAATCAGTAATGCACGAGTACTTGTTGTCCCTTGATCAATTGACATGATATATTTCGTCATGCTTATCCCTCCATCAAAGTATCGTTATATATAAAAGATTGCAAACTTCATCTCATCCAAAGCTCTTTTCTTGACGTCGTTATCGCAGTTGCACCTGCTTGTATAGCTTCATTAACATGTTCTGTTGTGCGGATAAGACCGCCCGCTATAACCGATATTCCTGTATGTTGCTTCACTTCACTAATAATTTCAGGCATAATACCTGGAAGTACTTCGATAAAGTCTGGTTTTGTTTTCTCAAGCAGCCTATACCCTCTTTCTAGCGCATCCGAATCAAGTAGAAACATCCGTTGAATTGCGATTAAGCCCCTTTGCTTCACTCTCATTACTACGTTTGCTCTTGTAGAAATAATACCAGTCGGCCGGATACTTTGGCATAAAAAATCAGCAGCGTACTCATCATTTTTTAATCCATCAATGAGATCAGCATGAAGAAATATTTCTTTACCATGATGCTTGATTAGTTCTACTGTACTTTGTAGTTGACCAATATGCCCACCTAATAGCACCATATATGTATTGGAGGATGTAAGAACCTCTTCTACGTCTTTCAGTTTGTGGACGGCCGGTAATACAGATTGATTGAGTTCCAGTGACAAGTTGCTACCTCCTCTTACATCATCTGTTTTCCTACTTAGCAACATTATATATTGCTCTACATCTATTCGTATAGTCTACAGTAATAATCTAACGTGACTTACTACAAAACTAATATTTCACCGCCCCTATATGCTGCTCGACCTAGCTTCGATGCTACTAAAAATAGTAGCACAAACCTTAACCTTGGTCTGTGCTACTATTTTTTGTATGCTTCTCTTTGTGATTGATTTATTACAATTTATTTATCCTTCCACTTCTGTACAGTCAGATCCAATGTTTGAGAAATTCCACTCATCGTATACGTACGATTGGAAAGATCCGAGCCTGAACCATTTACTTCCACGTTGTTCCATGTACCTCTCGTAAACTTAAAATCAAGCTTCGTTCCCGCAGATATAGGCAACGTGATACTGTACTTTCCATCTTCGTTGCGAGTTAATTTAAGTGTCGCATCACCAGGATTCCAACCTGAAATATTACTTGTGAGATAAATTGATTCATTGACAGGCGTATTACTCGGAACGGTTACTCGAATCGTTAATCCTTCCTGAACAGCAACTGTTGGCGCTCCTGACGTAATCACACCGTTATTGAAAGTGGAAACACCTTTTGAGAAGGTATAGTTGCGTCCACCATTGTTATCCCATGTACCACTGCCATTGTTGAATACTGCTTGCATGCTCGTTGCTGTACCTAGGTTAACTGTAATTTTGCTATAGCCTGCAATTTCAGAGACTTCCATTTTCAAACCTGGAGCAGTAGTCCATGTTCCATTGCTCGGAGCATAGTGCAAGTACGGTAGTGCATATCCTTGTTTGTAATAGATAGTCGCTTCATTCGTTTGTGCAACTGGATTCGTTGTCACTTGCAATGTATTACTCGGATTCGATACATTTTGCTTGGCATCATATGCTTTAACGATATACGTATACTCTGTGTTAGCTGCCAAATTTGTATCGCTATACGTTGTTTGGCTCGCATTGCCCACCTTCGTATTATTACGCCAAATCTCATAGCCCGCTACGCCGACGTTATCTGATGAAGCTCCCCATGACAGTGTAACCGTGCTGCTTGTTTTCGCTGTCGACTGCAAGTTTGCAGGGGCAGTTGGAGCAATCGTATCTTCATTAGATACAGGCGCGCCAGTCTTAATTATGCCATTTTCGTAAGTAGAAATTCCTGCCGGGAAGATATAGTTTTTGCCCCCATTATTATCCCAAGTACCACTTCCATTATTAAATACCGCTTCGATCCCACTAGCTGCCCCGATATTAAGCGTAATACTGTTGTATCCACTTATGTTCGAAGAAGGGATGACCACTCCTGGAGCGGTAGTCCATGTTCCTCCAATCACTCTATAATGAAGATAAGGGGTCGTATATCCTTGCTTATAATACAGTGTTACAACATTACCACTATCTGTATTCACCTTAAGTGCGATACTTGCTACTGATAAATTTGCAGCTGCATCAAAGGCTTTTACCGTATACGTATATTCTGTGCTTGGTTCAAGATTACGATCCTCAAATGAAGTCGTATTTGATGTGCCTACCTTTACGCCATTACGATAAATTTCATATCCTGCAACTCCGTAATTATCCGTGGCTACATCCCAAGTCAGCGTAATGCTAGAGGATGTTTTGCTGCTTGAAATTACATTAGCAGGCGCCGTTGGCGGCACTGAGTCAGATTCCAAAGTAGCAACGATTAAGCTCTCGCTTGCTGACGACAGATGATTTGCTGCATCCTTAGCTTTAATTGTATATTCGTAAGAAGTTTGTGGAGTTAAATTACTGTCTACATAGCTGGTCGTTGTTGATGTACCTATCTTCGTGCCATCTCTAAATATTTCGTAGCCGGTTACGCCTACATTGTCGGTAGAAGCAGTCCAGGATAGCGTAATTGAACGGTCCGTTATATTATTAGTTGTCAATCCAGTTGGTGCTGTTGGTGACTCGTTATCGACAACTAGGAACGGGTGTGTACCTGTAATCGTACCGTTAACATCCTCAACAATTTTACCACTTGCATCTTTTGAATATTTACCTGCACCTACATAAACCGACTGAATTTCTGTTTTCGTTACATTGCCAGAAGCATCAACAGCTTCGATGTAGTAGTCAACTAATTGGTCACGATAATCACTCAAATAGGTGTAATATAAATCACCAATTTCTTGAGCTGGAACCTTCTCCATAATTTGCTTGCTAGAAGCTTGCCATGCTACACCGTTAATATCTGGCTTCAGTTCACGCTTGAGCATCGGATATTCGATCCAATCACTCACTTTTGATGGATCAATGTTAGCGATGCCTTGTGCCGCCAAAACTTCTGGATCGTAGACACGGAACGTATTGTCCGTAACGTCAGCAGACTTGTCACGATGCGTTCTAATTTTCACCTTAATATCTTGAATGTCATTCACATCATATGCGTACGTATAGATACCGAAAGTGTTATCAAAATGATGTAACGTCCAACCTTCAGACTTATCAACATTGGCACTACCTGGATTGTAAGGCCAACGCTGCGGCCACCAAACAGATGGGCCAACTTTGTCTTTTGAAATGTTTTGCTCTACATATGGTTTAGTGAAATATAGCGAATTGTTAAATGCTAATGTTGGTTTTACACTGTCATCCACATTTTCATCATAATATCCAAACCCTGAATCCATAGCTGGCAATAAGAAATACCAACCAAGCTCTGCAGGATTTGCACCGCCTTTATAATCATTACTTGCATTCCCTTTAACTGGATAAGAAATCATCCATGGGTTTAATTGATTACCTTGATAAGTAATTTGACGATCTAATTGCGTAGTAGGTGACCAATAATTAAGGTGATCGCCCAGCCATATTTGCTCTGCCGTTTTCGCATAGTTTTCAGCGGCTTGCAGCAATGCAAAGTTTCTTTCTAAATAGTGGTAGCCATATTCGAAAGAGACCGTCATTCCATCTTCAACGCCACTCAAATTTTTCTTTGGAGCTAAATTTAAGCCTGTTACTCTATTAAAATCGGCAAATTGTCCCTTCCAAATGCCAAACGGCAGTTTCCAGTGATGCCACTGTGGATCGGACGAAGAATCACGAGTATCAATCCATGAACCGTCTTGAACATGAACAACATCGTTGGCTGCAGGCGTATTATTTTTCAAATACTCATTAATACCTTCGCCTTTTACACCTTGATCGGAATACGTTACATTGCCAGCATTACGCCATGTATCTTCAGATCCTGCACGACCTGACGAATTATCTCCATCGTGAGCAATGACAAAAAATTGTTTCTGCGAAGTCAAGCCTTCAAATGGTTTAAGTGCAGTAGCTTTCACTGAGCCTTGATATCCTTCCTCCCATGATTCTGCTTGTGCGACAGGAATGCCGACTATGCGATCCTCAACTCCCGTTTTCGGGTCTACATACTTCACCCAGTGTGGTGTTGAAGCAAAAGGATATTTATTGTATACGACTTGTTTTTCGTTAAACATCGGTTGAGCAACCCAGTCTCCGACATTGCTCGTATTTTGCAAATCTGCTCGGTTAGGCGGCGATACCATCGTATCTTTCCCTGGATCATTTAACAGCGGGTAATCTTTCAATGTTCTTGAGAAGTGGTTGTTTCCGATAACTGACCATTCAATTCCCAATTTAGCCAATACAGGAATAATTCTTTCTGAAAACCCTAGCTCAGTAGGAAAGTAACCTTTGGAAGAAGTAAAAGAGTTACCTAAAAAATATGGCTGTGCTAGTGTTGCATTTTGATAAATTAAATCCTTTAATAAATACTCGTTGCCTACTAGTGGTCCCATCGTATGATGTCCACTGAAATGTACTAAATCCAATGTACGATTTCCATTTGGCGTCCTTAACGTGTCGTAAGCATTTTTCCAAGGCTGCCCCCAGTTAGGATCATTGTACCCAGGAACATTATTAGTCGACATAAAG includes:
- a CDS encoding glycerol-3-phosphate dehydrogenase/oxidase; the protein is MAAQKLDMLVIGGGITGAGIALDAANRGLSLGLIEMQDFAGGTSSRSTKLVHGGLRYLKNFEIAVVAEVGKEREIVYENGPHVTTPEWMLLPLYVGGSMGKFTTSIGLRLYDFLAGVKKTERRKMLNVEQTLAKEPLLKSAGMKGGGYYVEYRTDDARLTIEVMKKARELGAIAVNYTRAESLIYDDQKKVIGVSVRDLLSDKIYEIYASKVINATGPWVDELRELDGSKQGKTLRLTKGVHLVFDGLRFPLRQAVYFDTADGRMAFAIPREGKTYLGTTDTNYTSDTSNPITTDNDRNYLLAIANEIFPTLKLTNQDVESSWAGLRPLIQQEGKSPSEISRRDEIFVSDSGLISIAGGKLTGYRKMAEDVVNKTVELMKQEGIMKLSDAPSTRHIPISGGDFGGSSKMEAYIQAQAAIGVKQGLSQENATLLARRFGTNVPIVYDLAKEAVGWGKLFGLTELPAIMLQYAMRYEMAAKPVDYFIRRTGDMFFQIDSVLTWREPVLQAMKSELGWTEEQFNQYTAELDRKIDEAKNSHQE
- the glpK gene encoding glycerol kinase GlpK — encoded protein: MTKYIMSIDQGTTSTRALLIDKQGTIVAIEQEALPLIYPHPGHVEVNATFIWESTLNVMRKVVEKSNITAEQIEAIGITNQRETTVIWDKVTGKPIYNGLVWQSRQTANICEQLKADGYENDFRQKTGLVIDPYFSGTKVKWILDHVNSARELAEQGRLLFGTIDSWLIWNMTNGKVHISDVSNASRTLMFNIHSRSWDEHLLHLLNVPASMLPEVKASSEVYGYLDEHLLGHSIPIAGVAGDQQAALFGQSAFSIGNTKNTYGTGCFMLMNTGETPISSEHGLLTTIAWEVDGKLEYALEGSVFIAGAAIQWLRDGLQIIEHASQTEEMALSVTSSEGVYVVPAFVGLGTPYWNSDVRGSIFGLTRGTSKEHIVRAVLESLAYQSRELLAVMEKDSGYKITSMAVDGGSIHNNFLMQFQSDILGVAIERPLISESTALGAAFLAGLAVGFWSGKEEIAAIHKVERVFFPHMDEAEREKLFAGWLRAVKAAMAFCE
- a CDS encoding glycerol-3-phosphate responsive antiterminator — encoded protein: MELNQSVLPAVHKLKDVEEVLTSSNTYMVLLGGHIGQLQSTVELIKHHGKEIFLHADLIDGLKNDEYAADFLCQSIRPTGIISTRANVVMRVKQRGLIAIQRMFLLDSDALERGYRLLEKTKPDFIEVLPGIMPEIISEVKQHTGISVIAGGLIRTTEHVNEAIQAGATAITTSRKELWMR
- a CDS encoding fibronectin type III domain-containing protein, whose translation is MKRLYRKSVFLLITIISILTMGTNTIFAEISATHVYHNHMPNFWPYYNLESYSSTAVGSPIRYTYDGQVIDLKKNPPSNYTYYLPNGSPMPHDDLVSYYSHHAKTGAYLYWPWQVASTLKNDHPSAQMQVTMSGSLINNVNSFMSTNNVPGYNDPNWGQPWKNAYDTLRTPNGNRTLDLVHFSGHHTMGPLVGNEYLLKDLIYQNATLAQPYFLGNSFTSSKGYFPTELGFSERIIPVLAKLGIEWSVIGNNHFSRTLKDYPLLNDPGKDTMVSPPNRADLQNTSNVGDWVAQPMFNEKQVVYNKYPFASTPHWVKYVDPKTGVEDRIVGIPVAQAESWEEGYQGSVKATALKPFEGLTSQKQFFVIAHDGDNSSGRAGSEDTWRNAGNVTYSDQGVKGEGINEYLKNNTPAANDVVHVQDGSWIDTRDSSSDPQWHHWKLPFGIWKGQFADFNRVTGLNLAPKKNLSGVEDGMTVSFEYGYHYLERNFALLQAAENYAKTAEQIWLGDHLNYWSPTTQLDRQITYQGNQLNPWMISYPVKGNASNDYKGGANPAELGWYFLLPAMDSGFGYYDENVDDSVKPTLAFNNSLYFTKPYVEQNISKDKVGPSVWWPQRWPYNPGSANVDKSEGWTLHHFDNTFGIYTYAYDVNDIQDIKVKIRTHRDKSADVTDNTFRVYDPEVLAAQGIANIDPSKVSDWIEYPMLKRELKPDINGVAWQASSKQIMEKVPAQEIGDLYYTYLSDYRDQLVDYYIEAVDASGNVTKTEIQSVYVGAGKYSKDASGKIVEDVNGTITGTHPFLVVDNESPTAPTGLTTNNITDRSITLSWTASTDNVGVTGYEIFRDGTKIGTSTTTSYVDSNLTPQTSYEYTIKAKDAANHLSSASESLIVATLESDSVPPTAPANVISSSKTSSSITLTWDVATDNYGVAGYEIYRNGVKVGTSNTTSFEDRNLEPSTEYTYTVKAFDAAANLSVASIALKVNTDSGNVVTLYYKQGYTTPYLHYRVIGGTWTTAPGVVIPSSNISGYNSITLNIGAASGIEAVFNNGSGTWDNNGGKNYIFPAGISTYENGIIKTGAPVSNEDTIAPTAPANLQSTAKTSSTVTLSWGASSDNVGVAGYEIWRNNTKVGNASQTTYSDTNLAANTEYTYIVKAYDAKQNVSNPSNTLQVTTNPVAQTNEATIYYKQGYALPYLHYAPSNGTWTTAPGLKMEVSEIAGYSKITVNLGTATSMQAVFNNGSGTWDNNGGRNYTFSKGVSTFNNGVITSGAPTVAVQEGLTIRVTVPSNTPVNESIYLTSNISGWNPGDATLKLTRNEDGKYSITLPISAGTKLDFKFTRGTWNNVEVNGSGSDLSNRTYTMSGISQTLDLTVQKWKDK